Proteins encoded within one genomic window of Drosophila willistoni isolate 14030-0811.24 chromosome XL unlocalized genomic scaffold, UCI_dwil_1.1 Seg141, whole genome shotgun sequence:
- the LOC6648329 gene encoding E3 ubiquitin-protein ligase UBR1 isoform X1 yields MDRYDMDDNVVAPPQPECNSPLKEWRLKQQSGTLSPKVFIEFFKKESPKFFEFQNETETDSKNVPTLKITHDENGNMSVDSDWGDYDDDDENTMNSGYFPFEELLTTSAKNVNLLQEIKRLQESKWGVTHGSLKCMFKETQSKEEIIDVVVEFMLGDNPAAALEKLQQEGNTSTVCGKVFKNGEPTYSCRECGVDPTCVLCVSCFKRSAHRFHKYKMSTSGGGGCCDCGDNEAWKKDQYCQLHLANRQNPLESKILTPAVLERCEICFSAILSFCVNYLEIEPNASLQCLDGEQVDGTQFCTVLYNDESHTFDQVIQTLTKIAKCRHKDAMEIVAAIDREGRAVVKCDTFKECNDLKTAIENQMIPPSGLITNARHSQSLRTSVLHINSVACQQFALQLLTWFQEFLVRHYLFRKIFATLVQTKNVDYTIRHILEYDVKLWKTARTCWHRLLISGMLMEYDNKMVLAQEFSRRYATIVEDFISDDHDHSFSIVSLSVQLFTVPSIAHHLIAHEGIFDKLLHTFHHVAIGKFIQNKTLHFSKNIASMAFFKRANYILYDLRYLLSLKPDVLSNELRSGFLDGCKALMGVLNVMQGMESITRQTGQHMDYEPEWECAFNLHIKLATTISQVIEWAASDVKLLRKLYKMTVRALVSNNFIVGSEKVESKSVADHSANCLMYDVAIRPVSIHLPLSRFYAGIYLHLGAHDMSYDSLLAENEVIFTKLTPREIIEPVLCTHAMIAQVAAGMWRRNGYSLLHQLYFYRNVRCRVEMLDRDIVCLQIGASLMESNEFLIHVLNKFNLIPWAQPTYETSLVESPIDDEFMRQLSMIDEFLELLIVIIGERWMPGVSMVSEQDRLRKEIIQLLCTKSYSHSELSRALPDTNSGNFDNFIENVISSVATFKKPVGVDSKGVYELKEHLYEEFNVYFYHYTKEDKSKAEELQRERRKTKKQLVCCPPPMLPQLTPAFTSMANILQCNVFLNICKLVMERALDPCSRSFTESHLQKILHLLGFAIQEELSEHYPFLSFYERSQTFGILDKLEELARCQWLEAHRDFVLWTIKRFRELQAKQAPQASGMGADGPSGSQQTGKEDQPRTSEEQARVEKEARARLAAERRAKIMAQMQSAQKSFMKSNAEMFANAESDSKTTDAGGAAGGDMEWEDTPGDGGSSSSHNLEEQGAAALVVESPSCLGVNRSHYQAGENTFKCILCCEDCSITTTGPPLVSSAFVQTSRVILTLSNKNQPDTGLHVSCCGHVMHYSCWQEYYSNEESKEQRRPHRNRVALSQAHNVEFHCPYCRTLSNTVLPVSEALPKFSPAPVVAPGQENFIPLDSFVEIMRTLAAELNLLPYEDMWTYPNCSRILRKSNVINDVGQFERSIQIIDEPKLHANWSEVMTAFNKALSNATQSQQANQRDLPPASSDSGHMATVSTFWDTCSYTLQSLEVYLFAVHKPLKAELPMRHQSCVSNLVRACALSSAILLPAQITSQAEIGAKLLDTIFNQKGTSVLEWDCFSMMVTCNFVVPNLMVAENASKAVIPSGSMFDFFILQTLFLANLTKAVICFDYDKEKQRDKNEQELLEELAYVEQLPCKIQANMVNFYRRYNIPARLRQQHLEKEQQQKHEEQMRSHPTEMQQNELPNVIIPCELQHLALLLSYVKRQMSSFLRCSCLFYRCMTDVDFPDTFPTNQPDRFDLMCQYLGLDGQLGIYFDMETTYATLMHNFASHPDVVNQVDRNEAAATVEVVPCLRPFPRLVPLYDDYSDLINSVSDIFCPNNEREEMKTPTMCLICGAILCGQSYCCQPELGKLQVGACTHHAHDCGAEVGIFLRIRDCQVVYLGRGKGCFVQPPYLDEYGETDQGLRRGNPLRLCKAAYDRIFLQWLGHNLHEEIARLNDHANVAVTQWHHM; encoded by the exons AAAGCAAATGGGGAGTGACCCACGGGTCAT TGAAATGTATGTTCAAGGAGACACAGTCCAAGGAGGAGATAATCGATGTGGTTGTGGAATTCATGTTGGGCGATAATCCTGCCGCAGCATTGGAAAAATTACAACAAGAGGGTAATACATCAACCGTTTGTGGCAAGGTCTTCAAGAATGGTGAACCCACGTACAGTTGCCGAGAGTGCGGCGTGGATCCAacttgtgtgttgtgtgttaGTTGCTTTAAGCGTTCGGCACATCGTTTTCACAAGTACAAGATGTCCACATCGGGCGGTGGTGGCTGTTGTGATTGTGGCGACAATGAGGCCTGGAAAAAGGATCAATATTGTCAACTTCATTTG GCCAATCGTCAAAATCCATTGGAAAGCAAAATTCTTACCCCTGCGGTTTTAGAGCGCTGCGAAATTTGCTTTAGTGCCATTTTATCGTTTTGCGTCAACTATCTGGAGATAGAGCCAAATGCCAGTTTACAGTGCTTGGATGGGGAACAAGTGGATGGAACTCAATTTTGCACAGTACTCTATAATGACGAGTCGCACACATTCGATCAGGTGATACAGACACTGACAAAGATAGCCAAATGTCGCCACAAAGATGCCATGGAAATTGTGGCGGCCATCGATCGTGAGGGTCGTGCTGTTGTCAAATGTGACACATTCAAGGAATGCAACGATCTGAAAACGGCAATTGAGAATCAAATGATACCGCCAAGCGGTTTAATCACCAATGCACGGCACAGCCAATCCCTGCGTACCTCAGTGCTGCATATTAATTCAGTCGCCTGTCAACAGTTTGCCTTGCAATTGCTGACCTGGTTCCAAGAGTTCCTTGTACGACATTATCTATTTCGGAAAATCTTTGCCACATTGGTCCAGACAAAGAATGTGGACTACACAATACGGCACATCTTGGAGTATGATGTGAAATTGTGGAAAACGGCAAGAACTTGTTGGCATCGTTTGCTCATTTCGGGCATGCTAATGGAATATGACAATAAAATGGTTTTGGCACAGGAATTTTCACGTAGATATGCCACCATTGTGGAGGATTTTATTAGCGATGATCATGATCATTCCTTTTCGATAGTCTCATTGAGTGTGCAACTGTTTACGGTGCCGAGTATTGCACATCATTTGATTGCCCATGAGGGTATATTTGATAAGCTGTTGCATACATTCCATCATGTGGCCATTGGAAAATttatccaaaataaaacattacaCTTTAGCAAGAATATAGCTAGTATGGCGTTCTTTAAGAGGGCTAACTATATATTGTATGATCTGCGTTATCTGCTCAGTCTGAAGCCGGATGTATTGAGCAATGAATTGCGTAGCGGATTTTTAGATG GATGCAAAGCTTTGATGGGAGTCCTAAATGTAATGCAGGGTATGGAGTCAATCACTCGTCAAACTGGTCAACATATGGACTATGAGCCCGAATGGGAATGTGCTTTCAATTTGCACATCAAACTGGCCACAACCATATCGCAAGTTATTGAATGGGCAGCAAGTGATGTGAAACTTTTGCGCAAACTGTATAAGATGACTGTACGTGCACTAGTCAGTAATAATTTCATTGTAGGTAGTGAGAAGGTCGAATCGAAAAGTGTTGCCGATCATTCAGCAAACTGTTTAATGTACGATGTTGCCATACGCCCAGTTTCGATCCATTTGCCCCTGTCACGATTCTATGCGGGCATATATCTGCATCTGGGTGCACATGACATGAGCTACGATAGTCTATTGGCCGAGAATGAGGTCATTTTTACTAAATTAACGCCACGGGAAATAATTGAACCTGTTCTCTGCACTCATGCAATGATTGCTCAGGTGGCCGCCGGAATGTGGCGTCGCAATGGTTATTCCCTGCTCCATCAGCTCTATTTTTATCGCAATGTACGCTGTCGTGTTGAGATGCTTGATAGGGATATTGTGTGTTTACAAATTGGAGCATCCCTAATGGAAAGCAATGAGTTTCTAATCCATGTGCTAAACAAATTCAACTTGATACCTTGGGCACAGCCAACGTATGAGACTTCATTGGTCGAATCGCCGATAGATGATGAATTTATGCGTCAGTTATCCATGATCGATGAGTTCCTAGAGCTATTGATTGTGATCATTGGCGAACGTTGGATGCCAGGTGTATCGATGGTCAGCGAACAGGATCGCCTAAGGAAAGAGATTATTCAGTTGCTTTGCACCAAATCGTATTCCCATTCGGAACTGAGTCGAGCCTTGCCGGACACAAATAGTGGCAATTTTGATAACTTTATCGAGAATGTCATTAGCTCGGTGGCAACATTTAAGAAACCAGTTGGAGTCGATAGCAAAGGTGTCTATGAGCTCAAAGAGCATCTTTACGAAGAGTTCAATGTGTATTTCTATCACTACACTAAAGAGGACAAATCAAAGGCTGAGGAGCTGCAGCGTGAGCGTcgtaaaactaaaaaacagcTGGTCTGCTGCCCACCACCCATGTTGCCACAGTTGACGCCAGCTTTCAC CTCCATGGCCAATATATTGCAGTGCAATGTTTTTCTAAACATTTGCAAACTAGTCATGGAACGCGCCTTGGATCCATGCAGCCGTTCCTTTACAGAAAGCCATTTGCAAAAG ATCCTTCATCTGCTCGGCTTTGCTATTCAAGAGGAGTTGAGCGAACATTATCCGTTCCTTAGTTTCTATGAGCGTTCGCAAACATTTGGCATTCTAGATAAGCTAGAAGAATTGGCTCGCTGTCAATGG TTGGAGGCCCACCGGGATTTTGTGTTATGGACCATAAAACGTTTTAGGGAACTGCAGGCTAAGCAAGCACCTCAAGCATCCGGTATGGGGGCCGATGGTCCCAGTGGTTCACAGCAAACTGGTAAAGAAGATCAACCTCGCACTTCTGAGGAGCAGGCACGTGTGGAGAAGGAGGCACGGGCCCGCCTTGCAGCCGAACGTAGAGCCAAAATAATGGCGCAAATGCAAAGCGCCCAAAAGTCATTCATGAAGTCAAATGCCGAAATGTTTGCCAATGCGGAGAGCGATAGCAAAACAACTGATGCCGGTGGGGCAGCTGGCGGTGATATGGAATGGGAGGATACACCAGGTGACGGCGGCAGCAGTAGCAGCCACAATCTGGAAGAGCAAGGAGCAGCAGCCCTTGTGGTTGAGTCGCCGTCATGCCTGGGCGTTAACCGCAGCCATTACCAGGCCGGTGAAAATACTTTCAAGTGTATACTCTGCTGTGAGGATTGTAGTATTACCACCACCGGCCCGCCGCTGGTTAGTTCGGCCTTTGTCCAGACATCGCGGGTTATTCTAACACTTTCGAATAAAAATCAACCCGATACGGGGCTACATGTGAGCTGTTGTGGCCATGTTATGCACTACAGCTGTTGGCAGGAATACTATAGCAACGAGGAATCGAAAGAGCAACGTCGTCCGCACCGCAATCGTGTGGCCCTGTCCCAGGCACATAATGTGGAGTTCCATTGTCCCTATTGCCGTACACTGAGTAACACTGTGCTTCCGGTGAGCGAGGCATTACCAAAGTTTTCGCCAGCCCCAGTTGTGGCACCGGGACAGGAGAATTTCATACCATTGGATTCCTTTGTGGAGATCATGCGAACTTTGGCGGCTGAGCTTAATCTGTTACCCTATGAGGATATGTGGACATATCCAAATTGTAGCCGCATTCTACGCAAATCGAATGTGATTAACGATGTCGGCCAGTTCGAGCGTAGCATTCAGATTATCGATGAGCCAAAGCTCCATGCGAATTGGTCCGAGGTGATGACGGCCTTCAACAAGGCCCTAAGCAATGCCACGCAGAGTCAACAGGCCAATCAACGTGACTTGCCGCCAGCAAGCAGTGATAGTGGTCACATGGCCACCGTATCCACATTCTGGGATACCTGCAGCTATACGCTGCAATCGTTGGAAGTCTATTTGTTTGCTGTACACAAGCCACTCAAGGCTGAGCTGCCCATGCGGCATCAGAGTTGTGTCAGCAATTTGGTACGCGCCTGCGCTCTGTCCTCAGCCATTTTGCTGCCAGCTCAGATAACCTCTCAGGCGGAGATAGGAGCCAAGTTGCTTGATACAATCTTTAATCAGAAGGGTACCAGTGTGCTGGAATGGGATTGCTTCTCGATGATGGTCACATGCAACTTCGTTGTCCCCAATTTAATGGTGGCCGAGAATG CCTCCAAGGCCGTCATACCAAGTGGTAGCATGTTTGACTTCTTTATATTACAAACACTTTTCCTGGCTAATCTCACCAAGGCGGTCATTTGCTTTGACTATGACAAGGAAAAACAGCGGGATAAAAATGAACAAGAACTTTTGGAAGAGCTGGCCTATGTTGAGCAATTGCCCTGCAAGATTCAAGCGAATATGGTGAACTTCTATCGTCGCTACAATATCCCGGCTCGTCTCCGGCAACAGCATTTGGAGAAGGAGCAACAGCAGAAGCATGAAGAACAGATGCGCTCACATCCTACAGAGATGCAGCAGAATGAATTGCCCAATGTGATCATACCATGTGAACTGCAACATCTTGCTTTACTGTTGTCATATGTCAAGCGGCAAATGAGCTCGTTCCTGCGGTGCTCTTGTCTCTTCTATCGCTGTATGACCGATGTGGACTTTCCGGACACGTTTCCAACAAATCAACCGGATCGATTTGATTTGATGTGCCAATATCTGGGTCTGGATGGCCAGTTGGGCATCTACTTTGATATGGAGACAACCTATGCCACTTTAATGCATAACTTTGCCTCGCATCCGGATGTGGTTAATCAAGTGGACCGAAATGAAGCTGCTGCAACTGTGGAAGTGGTGCCGTGTCTGCGTCCCTTCCCAAGGCTGGTGCCACTGTACGATGACTATAGCGATCTTATTAATAGTGTATCGGACATCTTTTGTCCCAACAATGAGCGGGAGGAGATGAAGACGCCAACCATGTGCTTAATATGTGGGGCTATTCTGTGCGGACAATCGTATTGCTGCCAACCGGAACTGGGTAAACTTCAAGTGGGAGCATGTACACATCATGCGCACGACTGTGGTGCCGAAGTGGGTATCTTTCTACGCATTCGGGACTGCCAGGTGGTGTATTTGGGCAGGGGCAAGGGTTGCTTTGTCCAGCCACCGTATTTGGATGAATATGGCGAGACGGATCAAGGATTACGCAGGGGCAATCCATTGCGTTTGTGTAAGGCTGCTTATGATCGCATATTTTTGCAATGGCTGGGCCATAATCTGCACGAAGAGATTGCTCGTCTCAATGATCATGCCAATGTAGCTGTTACGCAATGGCATCACATGTAG
- the LOC6648329 gene encoding E3 ubiquitin-protein ligase UBR1 isoform X2, which yields MDRYDMDDNVVAPPQPECNSPLKEWRLKQQSGTLSPKVFIEFFKKESPKFFEFQNETETVKITHDENGNMSVDSDWGDYDDDDENTMNSGYFPFEELLTTSAKNVNLLQEIKRLQESKWGVTHGSLKCMFKETQSKEEIIDVVVEFMLGDNPAAALEKLQQEGNTSTVCGKVFKNGEPTYSCRECGVDPTCVLCVSCFKRSAHRFHKYKMSTSGGGGCCDCGDNEAWKKDQYCQLHLANRQNPLESKILTPAVLERCEICFSAILSFCVNYLEIEPNASLQCLDGEQVDGTQFCTVLYNDESHTFDQVIQTLTKIAKCRHKDAMEIVAAIDREGRAVVKCDTFKECNDLKTAIENQMIPPSGLITNARHSQSLRTSVLHINSVACQQFALQLLTWFQEFLVRHYLFRKIFATLVQTKNVDYTIRHILEYDVKLWKTARTCWHRLLISGMLMEYDNKMVLAQEFSRRYATIVEDFISDDHDHSFSIVSLSVQLFTVPSIAHHLIAHEGIFDKLLHTFHHVAIGKFIQNKTLHFSKNIASMAFFKRANYILYDLRYLLSLKPDVLSNELRSGFLDGCKALMGVLNVMQGMESITRQTGQHMDYEPEWECAFNLHIKLATTISQVIEWAASDVKLLRKLYKMTVRALVSNNFIVGSEKVESKSVADHSANCLMYDVAIRPVSIHLPLSRFYAGIYLHLGAHDMSYDSLLAENEVIFTKLTPREIIEPVLCTHAMIAQVAAGMWRRNGYSLLHQLYFYRNVRCRVEMLDRDIVCLQIGASLMESNEFLIHVLNKFNLIPWAQPTYETSLVESPIDDEFMRQLSMIDEFLELLIVIIGERWMPGVSMVSEQDRLRKEIIQLLCTKSYSHSELSRALPDTNSGNFDNFIENVISSVATFKKPVGVDSKGVYELKEHLYEEFNVYFYHYTKEDKSKAEELQRERRKTKKQLVCCPPPMLPQLTPAFTSMANILQCNVFLNICKLVMERALDPCSRSFTESHLQKILHLLGFAIQEELSEHYPFLSFYERSQTFGILDKLEELARCQWLEAHRDFVLWTIKRFRELQAKQAPQASGMGADGPSGSQQTGKEDQPRTSEEQARVEKEARARLAAERRAKIMAQMQSAQKSFMKSNAEMFANAESDSKTTDAGGAAGGDMEWEDTPGDGGSSSSHNLEEQGAAALVVESPSCLGVNRSHYQAGENTFKCILCCEDCSITTTGPPLVSSAFVQTSRVILTLSNKNQPDTGLHVSCCGHVMHYSCWQEYYSNEESKEQRRPHRNRVALSQAHNVEFHCPYCRTLSNTVLPVSEALPKFSPAPVVAPGQENFIPLDSFVEIMRTLAAELNLLPYEDMWTYPNCSRILRKSNVINDVGQFERSIQIIDEPKLHANWSEVMTAFNKALSNATQSQQANQRDLPPASSDSGHMATVSTFWDTCSYTLQSLEVYLFAVHKPLKAELPMRHQSCVSNLVRACALSSAILLPAQITSQAEIGAKLLDTIFNQKGTSVLEWDCFSMMVTCNFVVPNLMVAENASKAVIPSGSMFDFFILQTLFLANLTKAVICFDYDKEKQRDKNEQELLEELAYVEQLPCKIQANMVNFYRRYNIPARLRQQHLEKEQQQKHEEQMRSHPTEMQQNELPNVIIPCELQHLALLLSYVKRQMSSFLRCSCLFYRCMTDVDFPDTFPTNQPDRFDLMCQYLGLDGQLGIYFDMETTYATLMHNFASHPDVVNQVDRNEAAATVEVVPCLRPFPRLVPLYDDYSDLINSVSDIFCPNNEREEMKTPTMCLICGAILCGQSYCCQPELGKLQVGACTHHAHDCGAEVGIFLRIRDCQVVYLGRGKGCFVQPPYLDEYGETDQGLRRGNPLRLCKAAYDRIFLQWLGHNLHEEIARLNDHANVAVTQWHHM from the exons AAAGCAAATGGGGAGTGACCCACGGGTCAT TGAAATGTATGTTCAAGGAGACACAGTCCAAGGAGGAGATAATCGATGTGGTTGTGGAATTCATGTTGGGCGATAATCCTGCCGCAGCATTGGAAAAATTACAACAAGAGGGTAATACATCAACCGTTTGTGGCAAGGTCTTCAAGAATGGTGAACCCACGTACAGTTGCCGAGAGTGCGGCGTGGATCCAacttgtgtgttgtgtgttaGTTGCTTTAAGCGTTCGGCACATCGTTTTCACAAGTACAAGATGTCCACATCGGGCGGTGGTGGCTGTTGTGATTGTGGCGACAATGAGGCCTGGAAAAAGGATCAATATTGTCAACTTCATTTG GCCAATCGTCAAAATCCATTGGAAAGCAAAATTCTTACCCCTGCGGTTTTAGAGCGCTGCGAAATTTGCTTTAGTGCCATTTTATCGTTTTGCGTCAACTATCTGGAGATAGAGCCAAATGCCAGTTTACAGTGCTTGGATGGGGAACAAGTGGATGGAACTCAATTTTGCACAGTACTCTATAATGACGAGTCGCACACATTCGATCAGGTGATACAGACACTGACAAAGATAGCCAAATGTCGCCACAAAGATGCCATGGAAATTGTGGCGGCCATCGATCGTGAGGGTCGTGCTGTTGTCAAATGTGACACATTCAAGGAATGCAACGATCTGAAAACGGCAATTGAGAATCAAATGATACCGCCAAGCGGTTTAATCACCAATGCACGGCACAGCCAATCCCTGCGTACCTCAGTGCTGCATATTAATTCAGTCGCCTGTCAACAGTTTGCCTTGCAATTGCTGACCTGGTTCCAAGAGTTCCTTGTACGACATTATCTATTTCGGAAAATCTTTGCCACATTGGTCCAGACAAAGAATGTGGACTACACAATACGGCACATCTTGGAGTATGATGTGAAATTGTGGAAAACGGCAAGAACTTGTTGGCATCGTTTGCTCATTTCGGGCATGCTAATGGAATATGACAATAAAATGGTTTTGGCACAGGAATTTTCACGTAGATATGCCACCATTGTGGAGGATTTTATTAGCGATGATCATGATCATTCCTTTTCGATAGTCTCATTGAGTGTGCAACTGTTTACGGTGCCGAGTATTGCACATCATTTGATTGCCCATGAGGGTATATTTGATAAGCTGTTGCATACATTCCATCATGTGGCCATTGGAAAATttatccaaaataaaacattacaCTTTAGCAAGAATATAGCTAGTATGGCGTTCTTTAAGAGGGCTAACTATATATTGTATGATCTGCGTTATCTGCTCAGTCTGAAGCCGGATGTATTGAGCAATGAATTGCGTAGCGGATTTTTAGATG GATGCAAAGCTTTGATGGGAGTCCTAAATGTAATGCAGGGTATGGAGTCAATCACTCGTCAAACTGGTCAACATATGGACTATGAGCCCGAATGGGAATGTGCTTTCAATTTGCACATCAAACTGGCCACAACCATATCGCAAGTTATTGAATGGGCAGCAAGTGATGTGAAACTTTTGCGCAAACTGTATAAGATGACTGTACGTGCACTAGTCAGTAATAATTTCATTGTAGGTAGTGAGAAGGTCGAATCGAAAAGTGTTGCCGATCATTCAGCAAACTGTTTAATGTACGATGTTGCCATACGCCCAGTTTCGATCCATTTGCCCCTGTCACGATTCTATGCGGGCATATATCTGCATCTGGGTGCACATGACATGAGCTACGATAGTCTATTGGCCGAGAATGAGGTCATTTTTACTAAATTAACGCCACGGGAAATAATTGAACCTGTTCTCTGCACTCATGCAATGATTGCTCAGGTGGCCGCCGGAATGTGGCGTCGCAATGGTTATTCCCTGCTCCATCAGCTCTATTTTTATCGCAATGTACGCTGTCGTGTTGAGATGCTTGATAGGGATATTGTGTGTTTACAAATTGGAGCATCCCTAATGGAAAGCAATGAGTTTCTAATCCATGTGCTAAACAAATTCAACTTGATACCTTGGGCACAGCCAACGTATGAGACTTCATTGGTCGAATCGCCGATAGATGATGAATTTATGCGTCAGTTATCCATGATCGATGAGTTCCTAGAGCTATTGATTGTGATCATTGGCGAACGTTGGATGCCAGGTGTATCGATGGTCAGCGAACAGGATCGCCTAAGGAAAGAGATTATTCAGTTGCTTTGCACCAAATCGTATTCCCATTCGGAACTGAGTCGAGCCTTGCCGGACACAAATAGTGGCAATTTTGATAACTTTATCGAGAATGTCATTAGCTCGGTGGCAACATTTAAGAAACCAGTTGGAGTCGATAGCAAAGGTGTCTATGAGCTCAAAGAGCATCTTTACGAAGAGTTCAATGTGTATTTCTATCACTACACTAAAGAGGACAAATCAAAGGCTGAGGAGCTGCAGCGTGAGCGTcgtaaaactaaaaaacagcTGGTCTGCTGCCCACCACCCATGTTGCCACAGTTGACGCCAGCTTTCAC CTCCATGGCCAATATATTGCAGTGCAATGTTTTTCTAAACATTTGCAAACTAGTCATGGAACGCGCCTTGGATCCATGCAGCCGTTCCTTTACAGAAAGCCATTTGCAAAAG ATCCTTCATCTGCTCGGCTTTGCTATTCAAGAGGAGTTGAGCGAACATTATCCGTTCCTTAGTTTCTATGAGCGTTCGCAAACATTTGGCATTCTAGATAAGCTAGAAGAATTGGCTCGCTGTCAATGG TTGGAGGCCCACCGGGATTTTGTGTTATGGACCATAAAACGTTTTAGGGAACTGCAGGCTAAGCAAGCACCTCAAGCATCCGGTATGGGGGCCGATGGTCCCAGTGGTTCACAGCAAACTGGTAAAGAAGATCAACCTCGCACTTCTGAGGAGCAGGCACGTGTGGAGAAGGAGGCACGGGCCCGCCTTGCAGCCGAACGTAGAGCCAAAATAATGGCGCAAATGCAAAGCGCCCAAAAGTCATTCATGAAGTCAAATGCCGAAATGTTTGCCAATGCGGAGAGCGATAGCAAAACAACTGATGCCGGTGGGGCAGCTGGCGGTGATATGGAATGGGAGGATACACCAGGTGACGGCGGCAGCAGTAGCAGCCACAATCTGGAAGAGCAAGGAGCAGCAGCCCTTGTGGTTGAGTCGCCGTCATGCCTGGGCGTTAACCGCAGCCATTACCAGGCCGGTGAAAATACTTTCAAGTGTATACTCTGCTGTGAGGATTGTAGTATTACCACCACCGGCCCGCCGCTGGTTAGTTCGGCCTTTGTCCAGACATCGCGGGTTATTCTAACACTTTCGAATAAAAATCAACCCGATACGGGGCTACATGTGAGCTGTTGTGGCCATGTTATGCACTACAGCTGTTGGCAGGAATACTATAGCAACGAGGAATCGAAAGAGCAACGTCGTCCGCACCGCAATCGTGTGGCCCTGTCCCAGGCACATAATGTGGAGTTCCATTGTCCCTATTGCCGTACACTGAGTAACACTGTGCTTCCGGTGAGCGAGGCATTACCAAAGTTTTCGCCAGCCCCAGTTGTGGCACCGGGACAGGAGAATTTCATACCATTGGATTCCTTTGTGGAGATCATGCGAACTTTGGCGGCTGAGCTTAATCTGTTACCCTATGAGGATATGTGGACATATCCAAATTGTAGCCGCATTCTACGCAAATCGAATGTGATTAACGATGTCGGCCAGTTCGAGCGTAGCATTCAGATTATCGATGAGCCAAAGCTCCATGCGAATTGGTCCGAGGTGATGACGGCCTTCAACAAGGCCCTAAGCAATGCCACGCAGAGTCAACAGGCCAATCAACGTGACTTGCCGCCAGCAAGCAGTGATAGTGGTCACATGGCCACCGTATCCACATTCTGGGATACCTGCAGCTATACGCTGCAATCGTTGGAAGTCTATTTGTTTGCTGTACACAAGCCACTCAAGGCTGAGCTGCCCATGCGGCATCAGAGTTGTGTCAGCAATTTGGTACGCGCCTGCGCTCTGTCCTCAGCCATTTTGCTGCCAGCTCAGATAACCTCTCAGGCGGAGATAGGAGCCAAGTTGCTTGATACAATCTTTAATCAGAAGGGTACCAGTGTGCTGGAATGGGATTGCTTCTCGATGATGGTCACATGCAACTTCGTTGTCCCCAATTTAATGGTGGCCGAGAATG CCTCCAAGGCCGTCATACCAAGTGGTAGCATGTTTGACTTCTTTATATTACAAACACTTTTCCTGGCTAATCTCACCAAGGCGGTCATTTGCTTTGACTATGACAAGGAAAAACAGCGGGATAAAAATGAACAAGAACTTTTGGAAGAGCTGGCCTATGTTGAGCAATTGCCCTGCAAGATTCAAGCGAATATGGTGAACTTCTATCGTCGCTACAATATCCCGGCTCGTCTCCGGCAACAGCATTTGGAGAAGGAGCAACAGCAGAAGCATGAAGAACAGATGCGCTCACATCCTACAGAGATGCAGCAGAATGAATTGCCCAATGTGATCATACCATGTGAACTGCAACATCTTGCTTTACTGTTGTCATATGTCAAGCGGCAAATGAGCTCGTTCCTGCGGTGCTCTTGTCTCTTCTATCGCTGTATGACCGATGTGGACTTTCCGGACACGTTTCCAACAAATCAACCGGATCGATTTGATTTGATGTGCCAATATCTGGGTCTGGATGGCCAGTTGGGCATCTACTTTGATATGGAGACAACCTATGCCACTTTAATGCATAACTTTGCCTCGCATCCGGATGTGGTTAATCAAGTGGACCGAAATGAAGCTGCTGCAACTGTGGAAGTGGTGCCGTGTCTGCGTCCCTTCCCAAGGCTGGTGCCACTGTACGATGACTATAGCGATCTTATTAATAGTGTATCGGACATCTTTTGTCCCAACAATGAGCGGGAGGAGATGAAGACGCCAACCATGTGCTTAATATGTGGGGCTATTCTGTGCGGACAATCGTATTGCTGCCAACCGGAACTGGGTAAACTTCAAGTGGGAGCATGTACACATCATGCGCACGACTGTGGTGCCGAAGTGGGTATCTTTCTACGCATTCGGGACTGCCAGGTGGTGTATTTGGGCAGGGGCAAGGGTTGCTTTGTCCAGCCACCGTATTTGGATGAATATGGCGAGACGGATCAAGGATTACGCAGGGGCAATCCATTGCGTTTGTGTAAGGCTGCTTATGATCGCATATTTTTGCAATGGCTGGGCCATAATCTGCACGAAGAGATTGCTCGTCTCAATGATCATGCCAATGTAGCTGTTACGCAATGGCATCACATGTAG